The region TCCATCAATGAGATTCTGGTGAAGCTCTCTGCAGCTGTCTCATTCCTTTCCAATGACAGCGACATAAAATGACCCTTTAAATAGCATTGAAACCTTAGCTTCCCTTTGAATTTAAGGTAGAGACTCCTGTCCCTTTTTTGTCATGGTTTAGTAGGTTGAGCAGTAGGATTAACATTGGCTATATTTAGAGActcttcctgtctcttctcttACATACATGCAAAGGCTCCCTAAAATGGTTCAGTTGTTTCCTCTGTATCAAGACgttgagagagaatgaaaaactgACAGCCCAGAACCCTGAGAGGTTCTCCATCTTGGCTGTTCATCAGAGTCAAACTGGGAGTTTAAAATGCTCTGTATGCCTGAGTACCATCCTGGGTGACTGGTGTAGAGCGTGTGGGGTGGAGCCAAGCACTGATGCACCCATCTGCTgtcattagaagaaaagaaaaggtagggCTACGAGTGTTTGAAAAGCattccttcttgtttttcttcattcagAGAAGGGATCTGGTTTTCCCATGTGGATATTAGAAAACCTGGAATTTTCCCAAGCAGGTGTCTCTGACCAAATTCTATATAAGACATTGGATGGagactcaaaaaacaaaagattttattttatttttttttttaaacaaaagactttaaaagacCAAATCCCAAATCATCTAAGCCAAGTGTAATTGTGATTTGAGTTTATCTCTGAGCATCTTTCTGCAGGCAGCTGTCTCTTACCTGTTTTCACAAAACCAAAACGCCTAACTCTGCCATTTCACAAGCAAGAATCTCTTAGCAGTCCTCAGAACTGGAAGCAGTGGGAATTCTTGACTCTAGTCCTGGTGAATTTGCTGACTGAGATGGGGCAAGTCCCATCATCACATGTGGATGACAGTTCAGTGCTTTGAGATTCTGGGATGAAGGAGGGGACCCCCctacacacacttttttttttttcatctttgggGAAAGACATAGGGCCTTTTCCCACCTTTCTACCATGTAACTCTCACCTTTGCCTGAAGTAACAGCATCTGCTTCTACCCCATTTGGAAATTTTTTGCACCATCTAGGTTAGCAAACCACAGTTAGCCTAATGCTTGAAAAAAGACTCATCATCTCAAAAACCCAATCAATTCCAAAGTGTATTTTGGTTTTCCCTGTTGCCCCTTCCTAAAACATGAGTTCAATACAAAGTACTTTATACTCTTGGTTGTGACCTTttgttttcccaaataaaaaaataactgaagctCATGTTTGGAAAAATTGTTGTGAGACCTATAATCTTTCCTCCTGGGCTCAGCCCCTGTGGTCCTCCTGTTCATATTCTTGATTGGCTGGTTTTGCTCCCTGGTACTTCACTCAAGTTGAGAACGCAAGTGGTTTTGGTGAGGAATCAGCTTTGGGATCAAGAGGCCCTGGAGAGGGTCAGGGGTGGGGTTGTGTGAGCAGGGATCCCTGCCACGTGTCCGGAGGCTCTGCTGTGGCAATCTTTGAGACTATGACCCTGGCCGAGAACTGCTCTCACAGGACGCATTAGAATCCTGACCTTTGAGCCAAAGCTTAAAGCCAAAGAGACTGGTAAGAGGACGTAGGACTAGAGTTGTGAGGCTGCAGCCCTTGTAGATACACTTAGCTGATTCGAAGAGGCCAAAATACCAGAGGTGTGTGTTCTGGGGTTAACTGTATACAGTGTGTTGTTTACCTTTTCATTACAGTCACCTCATGCTCTCTATTCACCCCTGAGGCCAAGTTCACAACCTGCCTTCCAGTCATCTGCCTGCCCTTCAATAAGAGGTTAATATGTCTGGCAGATAGGTTTGGAACCCATCACCAGTCTTTTGTGTCCTGTCTCGGCTAGGTCCCGAGAGAAGCAGTTTTGCCTTGAGACCCAGACAACTATCATCCTTTTTCTCCTTGAGGGAGGAAATAAAGCTGGGGAACGTGCTGTCTGTCTACAGCATGGGAAAAcgaaaataaaaagtttccaaCAGCTTTGGCTTGTGTGTGTGGTATGAAACATTTTCCTAAAGGAGTGGGACTGGTTTTCCATTTGCAGGTAGGAGAAACTTTGAACTGGGTTACCAtaaaggagaggatgggacgaCCTGACACTGGAGTCATTCTCCCACCCCTGCAGTGTCACCCTGGAGCAGGATCACTTTAAGTCTCAGCCGTCAATAAGGTAATTTGTCAAGAGGCACTGACAGTTCCCTCCATACAAAAAAATGGAGGACATTTCCCCCAGGGTCCTTGGTTACACCTTTGGAAGACTTCAGTGGCTCAGGGGTTCTGTCTTTGCTCAGAAAGACTAGATGCCTTATGTATGTCCAGATACTTGTGATTCCCCAAGGGGAAAGAAAAACCGCATCTAGTATGCTTTGCCTATATCAGTTGTTCATAGTTGTTGATTTCATCTCTGTGAATAATAGTCCTCTGAGGAAGCAGGAGAtggagatggctagatggcatcaccaactctatggacatgagtgagtaaacaacgggagttagtgatggacagggaggcctggcgtgctgcgattcatggggtggcaaagagtcgtacatgactgagcgactgaactgaactgaggaagcaGGATGATGTAATGGAGATGGGGACAGGGGACCTGGGAGGTTCAGAAGACCTCAGTTCTAATCATAGTAGTAATAGGAACTATTTATCCAGCACTTATCAGATACCAGGAGCTTTGGCTCAGTGCTTACATGTATTCTCTGACTTCATTCTAAGCATACTCATCATGAGCCTCATCTTACAGACCAGGAAGCTGAGATTCAGCAAGGGTAACTCACTCAACCAAAACGTCTCCACTAATAAACAGACTAGCCATATTTGGGGATATTTGCCCCTAAAAATCTCTCAACTACCTCATACTGCCTCCACGGGGCAAGAACACTTCATCCCTTTAGTCCTCAGTTTATCACTGAAAAGAAATTGTTAGGCTAGACTGAATCAAGTCAATGAATGGTCAGTAGTCACAGAGGACAGTGCTCCCCCAATTTTTCATATCACAGTCCTCAAAAGAGTAATATATGTAGAGCCCACTTAAGTGGATGGAAGCAAAAACTCAAGGGTTCCACCTCTACAGGGCCAGACAAGGGGGTTGAGAGGTGGTGGAGGGCTTTCTCACCACTTAACAGTTCCCTAGTAGAGACTGCAAGTTGCAGATCCCGACGTGGACGGCGTCTTCCAAACACAAACTACTGCAATTGGGCATTAGGAGGACTTGCTGGGAAGCGATTGTGCCTAGTAGTTACAGCGGAGGGAGATAAATGAAACTACCCGAGACAGCAGCTTAAAATCTCTCCTTGTTCTTAGCGGAACTGAACCTACATAAACCGAAAGAAATCCCCCCTGTAACAGAATAGTAGATTTATATTTTAGCAAAATGGATTATGTAAAAATACATTGGGCTGTAGGATTATGCATCTCCTAGACTTTTATAGTCAAGAGTAGGGACGCGGCGCTGGCCTTTAATGGTAGGTGGGTACAGATGAGGCGATTCGACTGACGTCATCAGCCAACCTTTTCAATTATTGAAGGGCTTGCAGTCCTCAGTATTTTGCAAGTGTCTGCATGAAAACGACACTCTGTGAAAACGCACACACGAAGTGACACTTCCTTCTGCCTAGTTTTGTCTTCGGGCCTGAAACTGGTCGCTAGTTAGGGGCTTCACTGAGAGCGGCAGGAAAGACTGCAAGGCAGGGACATAGCGCCATTATTTGGTACGCACTAGGCGAGGGCTGCCCCAGGCAATCATTACCGGCTCCGTGCGGACCGGCTTGATAAAAACAATTCAAAGCCTTACATTACCACAGAAAAAAGCGACTGGGCGACAGAGCCAGACGGCGGGAACCTCACCAGCCGCTCCGCCCCTTCCCGCGCAGATCAGGAGCTTGAGCCAATAGAAATTGGAGATATATATGACTCACCGTGCCTGACCAATCATCTCGACGCGCTCTCTCCTCGACTATCTCGCGCGAGAACCAGGAGACCGTCCACTTCACAATAAAAACCTTTCTTGGGGTGAAAGACTTCTTTCTCCGCCCCTCGGACCAAAACCGGAAGTGAGTGTATGGATCCCTCCGCGCTCTCTGGTGGCGGCCTGGAGTTCCTCTTTGATCTTAAAAGCCTTGTAAAGAAGTGCACTTTTTTCCTGAAGctgtaaataaaaaaacaactcatTCCTCTTTCACCTGTATTCCCTAGACATAAAAGTTGTAGATTTGGAAACGGTTGGGGCGTCGGATAGATGATAATACGTGGGCGGGAGGCGCGAGTCACGTGACGGCGGCGGAAGGATGTGGCCTGTGATGCGTCCTCACAGAGGCAGAGTCTATAAAGGATCCGCGCTCGGCTGCTGCCGCCATTTTTTCTTCCTCCCGCCTATAGATGTAGTTCCTTCGGGCAAGTGCGCACCGTCTTTCCTCCCGCTCCCCCCAGGGTCCGCGGCCACCATGGCGCATTAGAGGCAGCAGTGCCTGCGGCAGCATCGGCCTTtgcagcggcggcagcagcaccAGGCTCTGCAGCGGCAACCCCCCAGCGGCTTAAGCCATGGCGTAAGTACCAGGGAGGAGCCGCTCGGCTGAGCGCCCCCGGGTCGGTGAGGGGTTTTTCGCCTGTTTGGGCGCGGCCGACGGCCTGGCGGCGTCGCGGAGGGGGAAGCGGTTTTACGAGCGCCTAAGGACGCGTGACTCCTGCTTGGGTGTCCCCGAAACGCCGGCGCCCTTGTGTCGGGAGACAGCGGCGTTTTGCCTCGAAGCGAAGCCCTGGTCGGCCCCGGGCTCCCCGGAAGCCACCGGAGTCCCACCTGCCGTCCCGCGAAACGTGGCAGCAAAGATGGCGGCGGGGCAGGGCGGCGGCCGCGGCTTGAGTCGGAGGGGcgtgggcggggccgggcggcTCGGGCCGGATTTGGACGCGAGGGTGGGGCGACTTCCTCTTGTGGCCGGTAGAGAAGGGCCGGGCGTCCATCTTGTGCGGCCTAATGTAAGGGTGACACCATGGCCTTGGGGCCACGTGGTCCCTATTTTCAACACGAAGTGGAGTTCTGATTTCGCCATCCTGCCTAATGGGTGAGAAGATGAAGTTCTCGGACCAGCTGATTTCTAATGGGACTCGGTTTCTAATTGCTATCCAGGCTTTTCACGGCATTCAGCAGCAGCCTTGCTGTAATCGACAAAGACACCTTCGAATTAAGCACATTCCTCGAATTAAGCACCAAAAGCTCGCAACATGGCCGAGATGAGCTTCCTGAGCAGCGAGGTGTTCGTGAGGGACTTCGTGTCCCCCTTCGACCCGTCGGGTTTGGGGGCTGAAGAGAGCTTAGGTCTCCTAGATGACTACCTGGAGGTGGCCAAGCACTTCAAACCTCATGGGTTCTCCTGCGACAAGGCTAAGGCAGGCTCCTCCGAATGGCTGGCTGTGGATGGGTTGGTCAGTTTCTCAGACAACAGCAAGGgtaagagggatttttttttatttccttgtggGATCTGGTGATAGGGGCTCCTACATTTGATTCACGTTTCTTCtaactttttatgttttctagAGGATGCTTTCTCCGGGACAGATTGGATGGTGGAGAAAATGGATTTGAAGGAGTTTGATTTTAATGATACCCTGTTGAGTATGGATGACCTGGAAACCATGCCAGATGAGCTCTTGGCCACGTTGGATGACACGTGTGATCTCTTTGATCCCCTACTCCAGGAGACTAACAAGGAGCCCCCCCAGATAGTGAACCCAATTGGCCATCTTCCAGAAAGTTTACCAACAATTGACCAGGGTGCCCCCTTCACTTTCTTGCAAcctcttcccccttccccaggggCCCTTTCTTCCACTCCAGATCATTCCTTTAGTTTAGAGCTGTGCAGTGAAGTGGTTATCTCTGAAGGAGATAGCAAGCCAGACTCCACCACTTGCAGTACTGTGATCCCTCAGAGCATAAAGGAGGAGGATGCCCCCTCAGATAATGATAGTGGCATCTGTATGAGCCCCGACTCCTCGCTGGGCTCTCCCCAGCATAGCCCCTCCACCTCCAGGGGCTCTCCAAATAAGAGCCTGCTATCTCCAGGTGCCCTCGGTGGCTCTTCCCGCCACAAACCCTACGACCCTCCTGGAGAGAAGATGGTAGCAGCAAAAATAAAGGGTGAGAAGCTAGACAAGAAGCTGAAGAAAATGGAGCAGAACAAGACAGCAGCCACTAGGTACCGCcagaagaagagggcagaacAGGAGGCTCTCACTGGTGAATGTAAAGAGCTAGAAAAGAAGAATGAGGCTCTGAAAGAGAAGGCAGATTCCTTGGCCAAGGAGATCCAGTATCTTAAAGATCTGATAGAAGAGGTTCGCAAGgcaagggagaagaaaagggTCCCCTAGTTAGGGTAGTCAGGAGTATGTGCGCTTGTATATAGGAGGCTGAAGCtgtgttttaataaattattttgtagtGAAAGTACTACTACACAGTCTGGTGTGTTGCCTCTGGTAAGTGTCCTAATGAGTCCCCCCAAAGTCTCAATTGCTGTGGGATTGGTGGTTAGTACTTAAATGCACagtgagattatttttttcctgacacTGTTGGGCCATAGGTGAAGATTTTTTAATAactgctgtgctgggtcttatccCTGAGTAGGGATGGAGCCTggaccctctgcattgggagcaggagTTGTAACctctggaacaccagggaagccccaggatgacTGATGTGGTTGGACCTGAGACACTTGAGTTGGTTTACATTCCTCCAGTAGTAGGTCTTTGGGTTTTCCGCTGAAAACCAAGAACTGTTAGACTTGATGCTACTGCCACCCTTGGGTGTGAGGCTGCGGAATTAGCCCAAGAAACAGGGTGGGAGGAAAAGCCTGGACTCCACTCCTGTTGTCTTTGTGCCAATATTAAATACAGAGGCTTCTAATGTTTTAACAGGCCTCTTTCCATAAGGGTCTGTTGAGAGAGAGCTAGCTCTAAAGTGCTGAAACAGATGAGTGAGGTCAGCAGGCTGGCTGGTTCTCAGGCTCCCTTCTGGCACCTAGGCCCGCTAGCTAGAAGGCCTGCTATCCatgggtggggggttggggaagAGTCAGGGTGGAAGGGCACTGGCGCCACACTGCTCTTAAAACCCTGGCCGGTAACatactaattacaatattgtagtggtttctgccacacactgacaagaatcagtcatggatttacttgtgttccccatcatgaacccccctcccaccggTGACATCTTAAAGTAGGATATGGCAGACACTTTCTTTGGTGGGATTGAGACAATCCCAGCCTGGGTAGGTTTCTTTAGTCCTTTGGGGCCTGTGGAGGGGAGATGAGTGTTCCATGGTGAAGAACAATGTAGAGGAATGGGTCACAAGGGTTATGTGAATGTggcaccaggcactgttctagacgCAGTGCCCATCGTGACCCGTGTCCTACAGCAGGGGGTACTCAGGAGTGGTAGGGCCAGCCGTTTGAACCCAGGGCTGGGCTGCTTGGTGCTGACCTAGGTGGGAATTTTTTCCAGGGAGCCAAGGGTGGCCTTGGTGATTTTCGAGGTCTTTACCTGAGGACAGGAAAAGTTGTGGACACAACGGGCAGAGCACTTGAGAAAGCAGCTCAGGCCAAGCCTTGGAGGTGGGGATGAAACcccaagaaataaaaaacttatcGCAAGAGGActgccccaccccagctctgctAGAGGAAGTCACTGAATATGGCCCACCCAACTCCTGCATAAACTTGTTACGCCTCCCACCCACGTGCCCATGTGGCTGTCTTGCTAGGGCCTCAGCCAGCCCCTCCACTCATGGAGACCCAGGGCAGTGGATGGCTGGAGCAGCCCACCCCATGTGGAAGCCACAGGAAGCCTTGGCTGGGGCTCTGCTGGTTATTGTAGGGTCTCCAGGCAAATGTGCCAGCTGCTCCAAACCATCAGAGTCATGTTTCCAGGTACTTCACAGCCACTCAGAACTGGTCTTTTCTAGCTTTGGCCTCAATATGGCAACCTAGTGTCCTCTTGGCTCCTGAGCCTTCCTTTCCCATCAGATCTGTCAGTTGCATCCTTGTTAGGAAAGGGGGCCTGATCAGCCTGTTCTTCAGGGAACAAGAGGCAGTGAGCAGCTGAGCCTGCTTGCCAAGCTACTTAAAAGAGAAAGGACACCCAACGGCCTCTCCCTgcaggggtggagggtggagagCTCAGGGCACACCCGCCTCACCCTTCTTGGACAGGCCCATCTGGGGACACTGGCACAATACCGCTTTGAAGTCTCAGCTCCTGTCCTCCCACCTTGACTTCCTGGAAGGCCGGCCAGCTTTCTACTCAGATGGCGGCCACCTGCAGACAGGAAGGATTCCAAATTGGACTCAGGCAGGTCTGTGGTCCCTCTGTGTCCCCACTGAGGATGGAAAGCTGGATAATAACCAGGGAAAGTGTTCCCCATCCCAGGATGGGTGTGTAAGGGGCAAAACCCTCTCCTGCACTAAAGAACTTACGGTGGGATGGGCCAACTCGCTTCCCAGCCACGGGGCCCTTTGGAAGTTCTTGCCAGACAGTGCATGTCCCACGGAGCTTTTTAGGCATGGGTGAGTGGGGGCCCTACAAGAGCCAGACTAGCAGCCTGAAGGCCCCCAACCTGTGCCCAGAAGAATTCCTGGGGCTTCCAGGACTTGTCAATACCACACTGAAGACCAAGCGGGGTAGCACTGCTCACCCACTCAGGCATTCTGCTCAGCAGTGCCGGCGCCCCCCAGACATGGCCCAGCCTCCACCTTCCCCCTCACCTTGCTAGCTCCCACCTCATGTGACAGGGggtaaggggaaaaaagtggCCTTTGATGTGTCCCCCCACCACGTGTGCCCGCGCCCTGGGCACTGGCCTGAGGCAGCAGTGATCTCTCCCTCAGACCCTGGTGTTGGCTTCCCTGGAATGAGCCCACAGCAGCTGTGGGTGCTATTTTTGCCTCAAGAGCTGCCTTCTCAGCTGTGGCTGCCCTCCAGGGGGAGGAGGCCAGTGGAGGCTGGCGCCTGCACTGGGGCTGAGCCCAAGGACTTCTCACCTGGAGCCTAAGAAGCAGCTggagggggagtggggtggaCGCTCCTTGGTACCAGGGGAGACGATGGGAGACACCCTGTTTGAGCAGTACACAGCCCGGGGGCCACATTTATTAGAACCCGGAAGCCCACCCAATGGCCCTCCTCCTGGCGGGAGGTGTGGTCCCCGAGGGCCCAGTGACCGGCCTCTGCACGGCAAACAGCCCAGAGGCCCTCCCTGGGGCAAAGCAAACAGAACAGCGGGAAGCGTTTCTTTCTGGCAGGCAGGTGGCACCTCCTGAGCCTGGAAATGTCAGCTCAGTCTGAGCTGAAGGCCCTCCTGTGGGCTTCCAGCTCGCCAGCTCCCCCAGGAGTTCCCCACGCTGGGCTGAGAGGTCAGAGGAGGCTGTGCCCGCCTGGGAGCCTAGCTGCCGAAGTATTCCTGCTGGAACTTCTGGAAGTCTTCCTCGGTGAACACGGTGCCCTCggccttcttcttcttcttggtcTTGGTCACAGGCCGGTCACAGGCCTTGCGGCCTCGGTTCTGGCGCACAATCTGGGGGCATGTGGGGGTCAGGAGCCCTGGGTGGTGACTCAGCCACCTGGAGCCCCACAGCCTGGCGCAGCCACCCAAGGGCTGCCCTCTCCCCCGGCCCTCTCCGCGTCCCGGGAGGGGGAGGGCACGTCGTTTCCGTTGACAGAAGAGCCAACCGAGGCCCAGAGGGGCCGCAGGGGAGTGAGGCCGGGCTCCCTCCTCCCCGCTCACGCTGTCCGCCCTCTGAGGAGGCCCCTCACTGCACAGCAGCGCAGCTctcaggagcctggagggggacCCACCCCGATCCTAGCCTCAGGGCTGAGACTCCCACGGATCCCCGGGACAGCCTCAGCTTTCACCCCCACTTCCCACAGCCCACCCCCCTGACGAACCTGCCGGGTGATGGATTCGTCCACTGTGCTTCTTGCACTGGTCATAAACCTCAGGTTTACTCCAAGGTAACCTCGACGCTCTCTCTTCCGGAAATCAGCTGTGGAGGCAGAGAGGGTGGTTTCATTCCAGATTCACTCCCTGGAAGCCACCTGGGTCCCCTTCTCAcgtctccccactccacccccgccccccagccctgccGAAGGCCCCATGGTCCATTCCCCATGTCACTGCAACAGTCTGGCCTCTTCTGTCAAAACCACACTCCACACAGATCCCGCTCAAAGTCCCCCTTGGTTCCAGCTGCTCAAGTGATTTAGTCAACAAATGTGTCCTGGGcatttactgtgtgtcaggcactgttccaggTACAAGAGCACAGAGCCGGAAACAGAACAGACCAAAagtcctgccctcatggaacttcCATTCTGAAGGAAGACAGATGGTAAACAAGGCAAACAGTATTTTAGAGGGTGAACGTTTTATTGAGAAAAAGAGAACGGTaaacagaaatgagaaatgtgggggatggggggaaggTGGCAAGTCTAAATAAATAAGCTTTGAGAAGAGCTGAAATTCACTGAAAGAAATTCTGAGCAAAGACTGGTGGAAGAGCATTCTGGAGAGACAACAGTCAGTCAAAGGCTCTGAGGCAGAAGTGTGACTAATGTGCTtgaaggatggggaggggagaaccTGAGGGGACAAAGCTGGAGGGGGCAGATTATGGAGGGCCTCAGCAGGCATGGAGGCATGGCAAGAACTCAGGCTCTCACCGAGGCTGATGGGAGTCCCTGGAGGGTGCGAGGCAAGGTAGAGACAGGTCTGACCTCAGGTCTGACCTAGGATTTTACGGCATCACTTCAGCTGCTGTGGTGAGAAACAGATGAGGGGAGGCGGAAGGAGGAGACCAATTAGGAGGTTTTTGTAATAATCCAGGCAAGAGACAGTGTAGCTCAGACCAAGGTGGCAGCCACAGAGGAGTCCTTTAGGTTGGCCCTGAGAGTCCCCTCACTCATGTGCCAtggcagggaggtggggtgggtggggatggagggtgTTGCCCGCTCCACCCTGGCATCACTGTGGCTCACTTCCCAGCTTTCACACTTGCTCCTGTTGTTTTTCCTCCCCGAGATTCATAGTTCTTTTAACAAATACTTGAACACCTTTATATTGCACCAGGCCCTGGGGATttgaggcttctcttgtggctcaagacagtaaagaatctgcctgaaatgtgggagacctgggcttgatccctgggttgggaagattccctagaggaggaaatggcagcccactccagtattcttgattggaaaatctcaaggacacaggagcctgacgggctacagtccatggggttgcaaaagagtcagacacaactgagcaactaacactgggGATCTGAAGACACACTAGGAGCTTACCGAGTCCTGCCACAGGTCAAACCATCAAACACCCCACCATCCTGCCCACACCTGTCCCTCTTCAAGTCTGTACATCTCATTAAGTGGCGCCAAATCCCTCAAGATGCTCGGTTCTCGCCGACTCCCTCTTCCTCCATCCTCACAGCTAATCCACCACTGACACCATCAACACAGCTTCCATCTGCAGGACTCTCTTCTTGACTCTGCACTGTCACCACTGCTCCGGCCACAGCTCCTTCTACTTGAAGGAATAGGTGGGAGAAGGGCTCTGGAGACACATTGCCTGGTTTCCACCTGTACCATCTGGGCAGGGGTCTGTTTCTGCATCTGTTCAATGGGGGTAATGACTGCGCCGACCTCACAGGGTTGTGAGAACAAATGAGCAAACATTTGTCAGAGGTTTAGAAGAGCACCCGGAGGGTTAACTTGCATTAAACGCTGTCTCTGACCCTCGTTTACTATATGTCACCTCGACCAGGcttctttctttcaacatttcAAAGATTAATAATAAACTTCTGATTCCACATATGCCAAGAGTATACTTACCCCAGCTCATTCTTATACTTCCATCAGGTCTGTGCTTAAATGTCGCTTCCTCAGAGAAGTCTTTATTCTAAGTCCCTTTCAAAGTACCCTAGTTTtacagctggagaaggcaatggcaacccactccagtactcttgcctggaaaatcccatggacggaggagcctggtaggctgcggtccatggggtcgctaagagtcggacacgactgagcgacttcactttcacttttcactctcatgcattggagaaggaaatggc is a window of Odocoileus virginianus isolate 20LAN1187 ecotype Illinois chromosome 23, Ovbor_1.2, whole genome shotgun sequence DNA encoding:
- the RPS19BP1 gene encoding active regulator of SIRT1 — its product is MSAALLRRGLELLGAPEAPGAAPGPTKPSQAPTKRTRKAKATQAQKLRNSAKGKVPKSALADFRKRERRGYLGVNLRFMTSARSTVDESITRQIVRQNRGRKACDRPVTKTKKKKKAEGTVFTEEDFQKFQQEYFGS
- the ATF4 gene encoding cyclic AMP-dependent transcription factor ATF-4 — protein: MAEMSFLSSEVFVRDFVSPFDPSGLGAEESLGLLDDYLEVAKHFKPHGFSCDKAKAGSSEWLAVDGLVSFSDNSKEDAFSGTDWMVEKMDLKEFDFNDTLLSMDDLETMPDELLATLDDTCDLFDPLLQETNKEPPQIVNPIGHLPESLPTIDQGAPFTFLQPLPPSPGALSSTPDHSFSLELCSEVVISEGDSKPDSTTCSTVIPQSIKEEDAPSDNDSGICMSPDSSLGSPQHSPSTSRGSPNKSLLSPGALGGSSRHKPYDPPGEKMVAAKIKGEKLDKKLKKMEQNKTAATRYRQKKRAEQEALTGECKELEKKNEALKEKADSLAKEIQYLKDLIEEVRKAREKKRVP